A genomic stretch from Telmatocola sphagniphila includes:
- the mutS gene encoding DNA mismatch repair protein MutS has translation MSLTPMMQQYQDAKTRHPGMIVLFRNGDFYELFEDDAELGSKLLGLTLTKRDKHIPMAGFPHPQLERYVGKFIQAGHRVAVCEQVEQPDAKTKLIRREVTRVITPGTVTEEELLDPRQPNYLLAIHYSKSDIGLAWVDLSTGSFWACDSTPEGFADDITRINSAECLISDSTAEKLPEELQRILPRTRSRRPDWTFDSSTAVDALKKHFAVKSFAGFGFSNDQAGLVAAGAIIFYLQEMLKASLGHVRKIEPFFSKGYLMLDEVTRRSLELTRTMRDGQRDGSLLSIIDRTVTPMGARFLHDAILAPLNNIEHINARLDGVQELLSEFALRGELRLLLDATSDLQRLTARISTRRANPKDLAAVQRTLRQLPKLKARLAGRKSALLSELEGRLELCHELREAIDSTLTDDPPFNPSDGGVIRTGCNTQLDELRSLASEGKNWIARYQAQEITRSGINSLKVGYNSVFGYYIEITNIHTAKVPADYIRKQTLKNAERYITPELKEYEEKVLTAEERALALEQELFAALREQAATEIPRLLNTAEVLARLDFLAGLAELASERGYIRPILTEEPILEIIDGRHPVLDQTLPPGTFVPNDAALHPAESRFWLITGPNMSGKSTFIRQVALLTLLAHVGSYVPAKYALVGRTDRIFTRVGAADELNRGLSTFMVEMTEAANILNNATPNSLVILDEIGRGTSTYDGVSLAWAITEHLHDYVGCRTLFATHYHELAQLSETLTALKNYHVQVTEDHREIVFLHKISPGFAERSYGIHVAKLAGVPESVLKRAEGILTELESRHALPEAQRPKLTVPPEKMKKLKRERVITGPTLFTWDEGPEETK, from the coding sequence ATGTCGCTGACCCCGATGATGCAGCAGTACCAAGATGCCAAGACCCGGCATCCGGGAATGATTGTCCTGTTTCGCAATGGCGATTTTTACGAACTTTTCGAAGACGATGCCGAGCTGGGCTCCAAGCTACTGGGCTTGACGCTCACCAAGCGCGACAAGCATATTCCCATGGCCGGTTTTCCGCATCCGCAACTCGAGCGGTATGTCGGCAAGTTCATTCAAGCCGGGCATCGCGTCGCGGTGTGCGAACAGGTCGAACAGCCGGACGCCAAGACTAAGCTGATTCGCCGGGAAGTGACCCGGGTGATTACCCCGGGCACGGTCACCGAGGAAGAACTGCTCGATCCACGTCAGCCCAATTATCTGTTGGCCATTCATTACAGCAAATCGGACATTGGCTTGGCCTGGGTCGATCTGTCGACTGGCTCGTTCTGGGCTTGCGACTCCACACCGGAAGGTTTTGCGGACGATATCACTCGAATTAATTCGGCCGAGTGCCTGATCTCCGACAGCACCGCGGAAAAACTTCCTGAGGAGCTGCAGCGAATTCTGCCGCGCACTCGCAGCCGACGACCCGATTGGACCTTTGATTCCTCGACGGCCGTGGATGCTCTGAAAAAGCATTTTGCGGTGAAAAGTTTCGCCGGTTTCGGCTTCTCGAACGATCAAGCGGGTCTGGTGGCGGCCGGGGCGATCATCTTCTATCTGCAGGAGATGCTGAAGGCCAGCCTGGGTCATGTCCGCAAGATTGAGCCCTTCTTCAGCAAGGGCTATCTGATGCTGGACGAGGTGACGCGCCGAAGTCTGGAACTGACTCGCACTATGCGTGACGGCCAGCGTGACGGCTCTTTGTTGAGCATCATCGATCGCACAGTCACACCCATGGGAGCCCGCTTTCTGCACGATGCGATCCTCGCCCCGCTAAATAATATCGAACATATCAACGCCCGACTCGATGGCGTGCAGGAACTACTGTCTGAGTTTGCCTTGCGAGGCGAGTTGCGTTTGCTGCTCGATGCGACCTCCGACCTGCAGCGATTGACCGCACGCATCAGTACTCGCAGGGCCAATCCCAAGGATTTGGCCGCCGTGCAACGGACCTTGCGGCAACTCCCCAAGTTGAAAGCTCGGCTGGCCGGTCGCAAATCGGCCTTGCTGAGTGAATTGGAAGGCCGGCTGGAACTTTGCCACGAATTACGCGAGGCCATTGACTCGACGCTGACCGATGATCCCCCTTTCAACCCCTCCGACGGCGGGGTTATTCGCACCGGCTGTAACACGCAGCTCGACGAATTGCGAAGTCTGGCCAGTGAAGGCAAAAATTGGATCGCCCGCTACCAGGCGCAAGAAATCACGCGTTCCGGCATCAACAGTCTGAAGGTCGGCTACAACTCGGTGTTCGGCTATTACATCGAGATCACGAATATTCATACCGCCAAGGTGCCGGCCGATTACATTCGCAAGCAGACGCTGAAAAATGCGGAGCGCTATATCACGCCGGAGTTGAAGGAATACGAAGAAAAAGTTCTGACGGCCGAGGAACGCGCCCTGGCTCTGGAACAGGAATTGTTTGCGGCTTTACGGGAGCAGGCTGCGACGGAAATTCCGCGTTTGTTGAACACCGCCGAAGTTTTGGCTCGTCTCGATTTTCTGGCCGGGCTAGCGGAACTGGCCAGCGAGCGCGGCTATATCCGGCCGATTCTCACCGAAGAGCCGATTCTGGAAATCATCGATGGGCGCCATCCCGTGCTCGATCAAACTCTGCCGCCGGGAACGTTCGTGCCTAACGATGCCGCTTTGCACCCGGCCGAGAGCCGCTTCTGGCTGATTACCGGGCCGAATATGTCGGGTAAGAGCACGTTCATTCGCCAGGTCGCGCTGTTGACATTACTGGCTCATGTGGGCAGTTATGTCCCGGCCAAGTACGCGCTGGTAGGACGGACGGATCGGATATTTACTCGAGTTGGCGCCGCCGATGAGCTGAACCGCGGCCTGAGTACCTTCATGGTTGAGATGACCGAAGCGGCCAACATTCTGAATAACGCCACGCCGAACAGTCTGGTGATTCTCGATGAAATCGGTCGGGGTACGAGTACCTATGATGGCGTTTCGCTGGCCTGGGCCATTACCGAACATCTGCACGATTACGTCGGTTGTCGGACGCTGTTCGCAACCCATTATCACGAATTGGCTCAGTTATCCGAAACGCTGACAGCCCTGAAGAATTATCACGTGCAGGTGACCGAAGATCATCGGGAGATTGTGTTTCTGCACAAGATATCGCCCGGCTTCGCGGAGCGGAGCTATGGCATTCACGTGGCCAAGCTGGCCGGGGTGCCGGAGTCGGTTTTGAAGCGGGCCGAAGGCATTCTGACCGAACTCGAGTCGCGTCATGCATTACCGGAAGCGCAGCGGCCGAAGCTGACGGTGCCGCCGGAGAAGATGAAAAAGCTGAAGCGGGAGCGGGTGATCACCGGCCCGACTCTGTTTACGTGGGACGAGGGACCCGAGGAAACAAAATAG
- a CDS encoding hybrid sensor histidine kinase/response regulator encodes MKPSAQGTILIVDDQEVNRYTTTRILRDVGFSTLEAKNGQEGLRLAETGPDLILLDVNLPDIDGFQVCRILKSNPNTEQIPVVHASATFVSDRDKAQGLDDGADGYLVRPVEACVLVATVRSCIRARRAEEKISQQQRQLQTLADNCPDILTRFDLEHRHIFVSAAIERATGRASSEFLGRTNRELGLPENLCDFWEAAIQTTIDSRQPQSIEYSFPSQLGPRHYISRLIPEFNREGDVESVLSVVTDITERRETEEVLRITAERLQLAAEAANFGTYDVDLSTGQVYWSPQMRVIFGVAPEGNVDDFLHNGPPGIHPEDRDRFLGMIRTLQRSESLPSSEIEFRLVSPEGDIRWVLLLGRNYFTEAGPRQPVRISGVSFDITDRKIVEESLRDADRRKNEFLAMLAHELRNPLAPIRNAMQILRLAPEREAQERARQMVDRQLGQLVRLVDDLLDVSRISQGKLKLRKERIDLASVLANAVETSRPLIEQMGHELLVTLPNPSIEIDGDATRLAQVFMNLLNNAAKYSERGSRIWLSAHAEGAEAVITVRDNGIGIAVDQLPRIFELFAQVDRSLEKSQGGLGIGLTLVKQLVELHSGKVEAKSSGSGQGSEFSVRLPILTTIQVAKVDAANQNGDMKKTSLRVLVVDDNRDGADSLAMMLRLMGNETRTAYDGEEALALASRFLPDAILLDLGLPKVNGYDVCRRIRELSGNRRPLIIAQTGWGQNEDRLRTAQAGFDEHMIKPINPEAVLQMLRKLENRMGKVSVRG; translated from the coding sequence ATGAAGCCATCTGCGCAAGGGACGATTTTGATCGTCGATGATCAGGAAGTCAACCGTTATACCACTACCCGAATTCTTCGCGACGTCGGTTTTTCAACGCTCGAAGCTAAAAATGGCCAGGAAGGTCTGCGCCTGGCGGAGACGGGCCCCGATTTGATTCTTCTCGATGTCAACTTGCCGGATATCGATGGTTTTCAGGTTTGTCGAATCCTGAAATCGAATCCGAATACCGAACAGATTCCCGTCGTTCATGCTTCGGCGACATTTGTCAGCGACCGCGATAAAGCGCAAGGTCTCGATGATGGGGCGGACGGCTACCTGGTTCGACCGGTGGAAGCCTGCGTATTAGTGGCCACCGTTCGCTCCTGCATTCGGGCGCGCCGGGCCGAAGAGAAAATCAGCCAGCAGCAACGTCAGTTGCAAACGCTCGCGGACAACTGTCCCGATATTCTCACTCGATTCGACTTGGAGCACCGGCATATATTCGTCAGTGCGGCCATCGAACGCGCTACTGGTCGCGCCTCGTCCGAATTTTTGGGAAGGACCAATCGCGAACTCGGTCTGCCGGAAAATCTTTGCGACTTCTGGGAAGCGGCCATCCAGACGACGATTGATTCGCGCCAACCGCAATCGATCGAGTACAGCTTTCCCTCCCAACTCGGCCCGCGCCATTACATTTCGCGCCTTATTCCTGAGTTCAACCGGGAGGGTGATGTCGAATCGGTCCTTTCGGTTGTCACCGATATTACCGAACGCCGTGAAACCGAAGAAGTTTTGCGAATCACGGCCGAGCGGTTGCAGCTGGCCGCTGAAGCCGCCAATTTTGGAACCTACGATGTCGATTTGAGCACCGGTCAGGTTTACTGGTCCCCGCAAATGCGAGTGATCTTCGGCGTTGCACCCGAGGGGAATGTTGACGATTTTCTCCACAACGGCCCACCGGGAATTCATCCAGAAGATCGCGATCGATTTCTCGGAATGATCCGAACGCTGCAACGCTCCGAGTCTCTGCCGAGTTCGGAAATCGAATTTCGGCTGGTCAGTCCGGAAGGGGATATTCGCTGGGTTCTCCTGCTCGGTCGGAATTACTTTACCGAGGCCGGACCTCGACAACCGGTACGCATCTCCGGCGTCTCGTTCGATATTACGGATCGCAAAATCGTCGAAGAATCCTTGCGCGATGCCGATCGCCGCAAGAACGAGTTTCTGGCCATGCTGGCTCACGAGTTGCGAAATCCGCTGGCGCCGATTCGAAATGCCATGCAAATCCTTCGTCTGGCTCCCGAACGCGAGGCCCAGGAGCGAGCCCGCCAGATGGTCGACCGGCAATTGGGGCAACTCGTCCGGCTCGTGGACGATCTTCTGGATGTCAGCCGGATCAGCCAGGGGAAGTTGAAACTGCGCAAGGAGCGCATCGATCTGGCCAGTGTGCTGGCCAACGCCGTCGAAACCAGTCGGCCTCTGATCGAACAGATGGGGCACGAACTCCTCGTGACACTGCCCAATCCCTCGATTGAGATCGACGGCGATGCCACGCGGCTGGCGCAGGTCTTCATGAACCTGCTTAATAATGCTGCCAAGTATAGCGAACGGGGCAGTCGGATTTGGCTGTCGGCGCACGCCGAGGGGGCTGAAGCGGTGATAACCGTCCGCGATAACGGTATCGGCATCGCCGTGGATCAGCTGCCGCGCATCTTCGAACTTTTTGCTCAGGTCGATCGATCTCTGGAAAAATCCCAAGGGGGATTAGGGATCGGGCTGACGCTGGTGAAACAATTGGTCGAGTTGCACTCTGGCAAAGTGGAAGCAAAAAGTAGCGGCTCGGGCCAGGGATCGGAATTCAGTGTGCGACTTCCCATCCTGACTACCATCCAAGTTGCAAAGGTCGATGCGGCCAATCAGAACGGCGATATGAAAAAAACGTCTCTGCGCGTGCTGGTGGTGGACGACAATCGGGACGGCGCCGACAGTCTGGCCATGATGTTGAGACTGATGGGAAATGAAACGCGCACCGCTTACGATGGGGAAGAAGCGCTGGCCTTGGCCTCGCGCTTTCTTCCCGATGCGATTCTCCTGGATCTCGGCTTGCCCAAAGTCAACGGCTACGATGTTTGCCGCCGGATTCGGGAACTATCCGGAAATCGCCGTCCGTTAATTATTGCCCAAACCGGCTGGGGTCAGAACGAAGATCGCTTACGCACCGCCCAGGCGGGCTTCGATGAACATATGATCAAACCGATCAATCCCGAAGCCGTGTTGCAAATGCTCCGGAAACTCGAAAATCGGATGGGAAAGGTTTCAGTACGCGGTTGA
- a CDS encoding VOC family protein has protein sequence MAFPVTHIDHCSVLITDVGRSREFYGEKLGLREIAPPRTFDFVVVWYDLGGTYLHLLLKPQPDSISSRHFCLHVKDIMAARQHCREQGIPVDETVKIPGADRFFIRDPDGNRIEVLQWDRPYEPATDGRFLV, from the coding sequence ATGGCTTTTCCCGTTACACACATCGATCACTGTTCGGTGTTGATCACCGATGTGGGCCGGTCGCGAGAGTTCTACGGCGAAAAATTGGGACTGCGCGAGATCGCGCCGCCGCGAACCTTCGATTTCGTGGTGGTCTGGTACGATCTAGGCGGCACATACCTTCATCTACTCTTGAAGCCTCAGCCGGATTCGATCAGTTCGCGACACTTCTGCCTGCACGTGAAGGATATAATGGCCGCCCGTCAGCACTGTCGGGAACAAGGCATTCCCGTGGATGAAACGGTGAAGATCCCCGGCGCCGACCGATTTTTTATTCGCGACCCGGACGGGAATCGAATCGAAGTATTGCAATGGGACCGGCCGTACGAGCCCGCTACGGATGGCCGGTTCTTGGTGTGA
- a CDS encoding acyl carrier protein, translating to MPGFLIFLTAFIALITICEHRSRAKFREKFPPISDEEFMANCRPGTNPEIALKVRRMISESLAVDYERVYPSSRFVEDLGAN from the coding sequence ATGCCAGGATTTCTTATTTTTCTGACTGCATTTATTGCACTTATAACGATCTGTGAACACCGTTCCCGGGCCAAGTTTCGCGAAAAATTTCCACCGATTTCGGATGAAGAATTTATGGCTAACTGTCGGCCGGGAACGAACCCGGAGATCGCTTTGAAGGTGCGTCGAATGATCTCGGAGTCATTGGCCGTGGATTATGAGCGGGTGTACCCATCATCGAGATTTGTGGAAGATCTGGGGGCCAATTAG
- a CDS encoding peroxidase family protein yields the protein MNLSHVILGRSNRKKAARPIRKSKTILKFETLEDRLQPSVSVFRPITEVGNNVANPTWGVAGTDLIRLTAAAYSNGINSPSLPQDQSARAISDILNSQADPNNTALDSQTVNQQSLSDFVYSFGQFMDHDMDLTLDNGASDPIAVPVGDPIGGSTDASLAFNLSNVDPATGTSTKNPAQDITSITAYLDLSQIYGSDLATDNALRTFSGGQMKTSTGGLPPLDNLTYFTATQLAQINASVGGMANDGPLPESDLYVTGDTRGNENVELTVLQTLFLDNHNKIASELQKMNPTWSDEQIFQEARKLNIAEYQAIVYNEWIPDVLGANALPAYKGYNPSVNPSISNEFSTVAFRFGHSLLSGNVERQGNDGQAVADSVPLSEDFFDSSILNGEGQASTTDPVTGLATTDIGAVLKGDADGDAQAEDPQVINEVRDLLFNEVIPGVGGGQDLIALDIQRGRVNGIGSYNQVREGLGLPAVTSFAQITSNVTVQQELQQAYGNVNNIDAFEGGLAEDPVPGSDVGPLFQKIMVNQFERLRDGDRFFYLNETFTPQEFQIFEQGNTLSKVIENNTDITNLQSDVFIFQASISGTVHGSSPNHAGVPGITVQLEDTSGDILATTKTGPGGHYSFNQLSGPAADPSNASGVSGTGYYQIVLSLPTGVKQVTQSPAAVLISVSGTNITSVDFGINIPAPPPPPPAGHGGPMGQSGPGMLPNILQSPPASTSVTNASSSSITSAAPVVKSNLSTPLDFNSLMQGTRVSNSILEQKSEMRVYKSTQVSNLASGLFVTGL from the coding sequence ATGAATCTTTCACATGTCATTCTCGGTAGATCGAATCGTAAAAAAGCTGCTCGTCCTATTCGAAAATCCAAAACGATCCTGAAGTTCGAGACTCTCGAAGATCGGCTGCAACCCTCAGTCAGCGTGTTTCGGCCCATCACCGAGGTCGGCAACAATGTCGCCAACCCGACTTGGGGTGTTGCGGGAACCGATTTAATTCGGCTCACGGCCGCCGCCTATTCCAACGGGATCAATTCGCCTTCCTTACCCCAGGACCAAAGCGCCCGGGCCATCAGCGACATCCTTAATAGCCAGGCCGATCCGAACAATACGGCGTTAGACAGCCAGACGGTCAATCAGCAATCCTTGTCGGATTTTGTCTATAGCTTTGGTCAATTCATGGATCACGACATGGATCTGACTCTCGATAATGGGGCTTCCGATCCGATTGCCGTACCCGTGGGAGATCCGATCGGCGGTTCGACCGATGCTTCCCTGGCGTTCAATCTGTCGAATGTCGATCCTGCCACCGGAACGAGTACCAAAAATCCCGCGCAGGATATCACTTCCATCACGGCTTATCTGGATCTGTCGCAAATTTACGGCTCCGATCTGGCAACCGATAATGCTTTGCGAACTTTCTCGGGCGGGCAGATGAAAACCAGCACCGGCGGTCTGCCACCGCTGGATAATCTGACGTACTTCACGGCCACCCAGTTGGCCCAGATCAATGCGTCTGTTGGCGGAATGGCGAACGATGGTCCCCTTCCCGAGTCGGATCTCTATGTCACGGGGGATACCCGGGGCAACGAAAACGTGGAGTTGACCGTTCTCCAGACTTTGTTCCTGGACAATCACAATAAGATCGCCAGTGAATTGCAGAAAATGAATCCGACCTGGAGCGATGAGCAGATTTTCCAGGAAGCCAGAAAATTAAACATCGCGGAATATCAGGCGATCGTTTACAACGAATGGATACCCGATGTCCTCGGAGCGAATGCCCTACCCGCTTATAAGGGCTATAATCCGAGCGTTAACCCCAGCATTTCCAACGAATTTTCTACGGTTGCCTTTCGCTTCGGTCATAGCTTGCTGAGTGGCAATGTGGAACGACAAGGCAACGACGGTCAGGCCGTGGCGGACAGTGTTCCTTTGTCCGAGGATTTTTTTGATTCAAGCATTCTCAATGGGGAAGGCCAGGCCTCCACGACCGATCCTGTGACGGGATTGGCAACAACCGATATTGGTGCAGTATTGAAAGGCGATGCGGATGGGGATGCCCAGGCTGAAGACCCGCAGGTTATCAATGAAGTCCGCGATCTGCTTTTCAATGAAGTGATTCCGGGTGTAGGCGGTGGTCAGGATCTCATCGCACTGGATATTCAAAGAGGTCGAGTTAATGGCATCGGTTCTTATAACCAGGTGCGCGAAGGATTAGGGCTTCCGGCCGTTACAAGTTTTGCTCAAATAACCAGCAACGTTACAGTTCAGCAGGAATTGCAGCAAGCTTACGGCAATGTGAATAATATCGATGCCTTCGAAGGCGGCCTGGCGGAAGATCCGGTTCCTGGCTCGGATGTCGGCCCCTTGTTCCAGAAGATCATGGTCAATCAGTTTGAGCGCTTGCGAGATGGGGACCGCTTCTTTTATCTGAACGAAACTTTTACCCCTCAGGAATTTCAGATTTTCGAGCAGGGCAACACCCTATCCAAGGTGATTGAAAATAACACGGACATTACCAATCTTCAAAGCGACGTGTTTATCTTCCAGGCTTCAATCAGCGGCACAGTACACGGTTCCAGCCCCAATCACGCGGGCGTTCCCGGTATCACCGTTCAACTCGAAGATACCAGCGGCGATATCCTGGCAACGACTAAAACCGGACCCGGTGGACACTACAGCTTTAATCAGCTGAGTGGTCCCGCAGCCGATCCCTCGAATGCTTCGGGCGTTTCCGGTACGGGTTATTATCAAATCGTGCTTTCGCTGCCGACCGGTGTCAAGCAGGTGACCCAGAGTCCAGCGGCCGTCTTGATTTCAGTGAGTGGAACGAACATAACCAGTGTGGATTTTGGCATCAATATCCCAGCCCCACCCCCGCCTCCGCCCGCCGGACACGGTGGTCCGATGGGGCAATCGGGTCCTGGCATGCTGCCGAATATTCTTCAATCCCCGCCAGCATCGACTTCCGTAACTAACGCTTCCTCCTCGAGTATAACTAGCGCAGCGCCCGTTGTGAAATCGAATCTATCGACCCCCCTGGATTTCAATTCACTCATGCAGGGAACTCGAGTTTCGAATTCGATTCTTGAACAAAAATCGGAAATGCGGGTTTATAAATCTACCCAGGTTTCGAATTTGGCTTCCGGGTTGTTCGTCACCGGGTTGTGA